The following DNA comes from Chloroflexota bacterium.
AAATCTTCCAGTCAGGCTAATCAGGGGAACAGCCGCTGCCACAAGAGCAGCATTTGCCCTTGGAATGCCAATGCTGCTTAGATATGGCATGATATGAATGACAACTGCTGTAAGTATTATCCACCGTATTGCCTCTGCAAGGCTGATGAGCCACAGGGTTCGGCCTTTAATTATATTCGAGAAGCTAGCTTCTACAGCTTCTGACTCTATTGGGTAATCCGGAGCCACTACGGGCATTACACCACCATCAGGGAGATAACCATATTGCTCTGGCTTATCGCGAATAACTAAGGCTAAAGGTATCCCAAAAATCCACATTCCAAATGCGAGGATAATCAGAGTAGTCCGCCAGTCATAAATATTAATGAGCCAAGGGATAAGCGGAACCATGACTCCACCAGCCCCAAAGCCACAGGCTGCAACACCAAGCGCTCTGCTGATATGCCTTTTGAACCAGTTAGCGACTGCTGTGTACAAGACCACGCTGGTACAGCCACCTGCCCCCAAAGAAAGAAGTAGAAATCCCGAGTATAGTGTGATAAGAGACCGGGTCTGGCTGATAAGTATGAGACCAAGGCCGACCGTGATGACGTCAAATAAAACCAGCTTTCTCGAGCCGAAGCGGTCAACCAGGAAGCCTATCATTGGGGCAAGGATTCCCATCTCCAAACCGCGAAGGGAGGCTCCGATTGAGACCTCGGTGTAACTCCAGCCAAACTCCTGCACGATGGGTTCAAAAAAGGCGGTGAAGCCGAAGAATATAATGCCAGCGACATAAAGGGCAATAAAAAAACTGGCAGCTACTATCCACCAACCGTAAAAAACCCCTTTCATTTCAAAACTTCCCAATTCGGGCTAATACAATTGCCAAAAAGACGCACAAACCTTCTGATTCTACCACTTTTGAGGACAAGCACCAAAGCCAATATGCGAGTCATTATTTTGATAGCAGGTGGCACTATAGTCTGTACACAAATTGTGGCTGCTAAAAAGAGCACCTGATGTTGGGCAGAAGTGGCTTGAACTTACTGGCTACCAAACTTCTGTCTGAGTTTCGGTTTTTCTATCTTACCGGTGGGGTTACGCGGTACTTTGTCGAATATAATACGCCTGGGTCTATTGTATTTGGCTAAATTCTGCTCACAGAATACAATTACCTCGGCTTCGGTCAAGGTTTCGCCTGGCTTGGGGGCAATTATGGCTAAAGCTATTTCGCCCAACCTCTCATCTGGAATCCCGATAACGGCCACATCATAGATTTGGGGATGTCGATGGAGAATCTCTTCTACTTCAGCAGGATAGATATTCTCACCACCAGTGATGATTGTGTCTTTCTTTCTATCAACGAGGTAAGTAAAGCCTTCATTGTCCATTCGAGCCATGTCACCTGTATATAGCCAGCCGTTTCTTATCGTTTCTGCTGTTTTTTCTGGGTTTTTGTAATATTCCTTCATAACACCACAGCCTTTGACAATCAACTCACCTACCTCACCCCGGGCTACATCTTCGCCACTATCGTTGACTATGCGAACCTCCCAGTTAAAACCGGCTTTCCCGATAGCTCCAACCTTTCTCTCGTTTTCTATGCCTAGATGGATGCATCCCGGGCCTGAGGCCTCACCTAGACCATAATTAGTGTCATATTGCATGCTGGGGAAATATTTCTTCCAGCGCTGGACCAGGCTTGGAGGCACGGGCTGAGCACCTATATGCATTAGTCGGCAGCAGCTCAGATCGTAATCTTCCTTCCGCAATTCCCCCTTGTCCATTGCTACCAGGATGTCATGAACCCATGGTACCAGCAGCCATACTATTGTCCCCCTCTCTCTTTCAACGGCTTCAAATATATTCCGGGGGTTGATTTCCGTTAGTATGGTAGCTTTCCCGCCTACCAGCAGGCTACCAAACCAGTGCATTTTGGCGCCGGTATGATATAAAGGCGGCAGGAGGACGAAGTTATCCTTGCGCGTTTGGTAATGATGAACCTCCTCAACGATAGCAGCGCAGACCATATTCTTATGAGTTAAGAGTATGGGCTTGGGGTCTCCGGTTGTGCCTGAAGTGAAATAGAGACCACACTCGTCATCGTCGACTAACTCAATTCCCGTCGGCTTAGGTGACGAGCTTCTAATTAAATCCTCCAAGCTGTCCATATTTTCTGATGGGTTGTGACCGGCAATAATATAATGTTGAATCGTGGGTAACTGTAAACGGACGGCTTCTACCCTATCTATAAACTCTTCTCCTAAAATCATGGCTTTAGCTTCGGCTATATCCGCACAATATTTAAGGTCTCTGCTGGTGAACCTGAAATTGAGTGGGATTGCCCATGCCCCGGTTCTTATAATGCCAAAATAGGTTTCAAGCCATTTAATTGAGTTCATCATCCAGTGTATTACCTTGTGATCCTTGCCAATACCTTTGTCCTTCAGTGCATTGGCAATCCTGTTGGCCCTTTCATCAAACTGTTTCCAAGTTATCTCCCTTCTTATCTTCTGGCTTGGTTTCAATTCAATAAGAGCTATATCATAAGGATACAGTCTGGCATTTTGGGCTAACATATCTGATATAGTGGTCATCTGTTGGCTCATCTTTAATATGTAGTTAAACTAGGCAGGAAAGTGGCAATCTGAGGGAAAAGCATCAATATGCCAACCATAACAAGTTCCGCCAAAAGGAAAGGCCATACCCCTTTGAAAATAGTCTCCAGAGGAACTCCTTTAGCAATTCCCTTGACTACATACACATTTATACCCACTGGCGGTGTGATAACACCCATCTCTACCACCAGAACAATTATCACACCGAACCATATCGGGTCAAAACCAAGTGCAATAACAGCCGGATAAAAGATAGGCACGGTGAGCATTATCATTGCCAGTGAGTCCATGAAACAGCCACCGAGCAGATAAATGAGGACTATCACTGCCAGCACAGCTGCCGGAGGCCAAGGCAGAGCACTCACCCAATCAGCCAGAAAAAGAGGAATCTTCGATACCGCCATAAAATGTCCGAAAACCGTAGCCCCAGCAACGATAACCATTATCATGCAGGTTATGCGCAAAGTATCCTTGACTGCACCGAGAAAGTTCTCCCAGGTGAGTTGCCGTCTAATAAGGCTTATGAGCAAGGCGCCAGCGGCACCGGCACCACCAGCTTGTGTTGGGCTAAACCAGCCGAGGAACAATCCGCTGATGACTAGGAGAAATAAAACCAACATCTCGCCAATACCTGTGACTCCATCCAGTTTCTCCCTCCAACTTGTCGTTGTACCCGCCGGGGCAAGCGAGGGATTAAGCCAGCAAATAAGGTACACAGTAGTCATGAATAGCCCGGCAAGAATGAGCCCCGGGAAAACACCAGCTATAAAAAGCTTACCTATGGATTGCTCGGTCATTATGCCGTAAACAATAAAGATGGTGCTGGGAGGAATAAGTATGCCTAGGCTGCCGGCAGCAGACACAGTCCCTGTTGCCAACGAATCATCATAATGGTACCTCTTCATTTCTGGCAGCGATACCTTTCCCATGGCAGCAGCGCAGGCATTGGTTGAGCCGCAAATGGCAGCGAAGCCAGCGCAACCTGCTATGGTAGCCATTGCCAAGCCACCGCGCAGCCTGCCTAATATCAAATAGCCAGCATCATAGAGTCTCTTACTCATGCCGGCGCCAGAAGCGATGCAACCCATAAAGACAAACATGGGGATAACTGTGAGCGAATAAGAAGAGAAGGTGTAAAAAATGTCCCTGGCAAAAATATCGAACCCAGCCCCGGGGGAAACCAGATAGCTGAAACCGACAACTCCGATAAGGGCCATGGCGAAGCCAACTGGCATACGGAGAACGAAAAATATAATTAAAAGGATAATTCCTATGATACCGATAGTAGCTGGACTCATTTTCCTATCTTTAATACTTCCTTAAGATATTGCAGCAGCAACACCAGAAAGACAACGATACAGGAAAAGGCGATACCATAAACAAAGGGGTAAGTGGGGATACCCAGAGTCATGGAAACCTCCCCGCTGGCCTGCAACGTGTGCCCAAAGTCATAGCTTTGCCAACCGAGTAGTACAAATAACAGCATTCCTAAAGAATAGATA
Coding sequences within:
- a CDS encoding MFS transporter, yielding MKGVFYGWWIVAASFFIALYVAGIIFFGFTAFFEPIVQEFGWSYTEVSIGASLRGLEMGILAPMIGFLVDRFGSRKLVLFDVITVGLGLILISQTRSLITLYSGFLLLSLGAGGCTSVVLYTAVANWFKRHISRALGVAACGFGAGGVMVPLIPWLINIYDWRTTLIILAFGMWIFGIPLALVIRDKPEQYGYLPDGGVMPVVAPDYPIESEAVEASFSNIIKGRTLWLISLAEAIRWIILTAVVIHIMPYLSSIGIPRANAALVAAAVPLISLTGRFGFGWLGDMFDKRYLMAITYFLTGMGMIALSFASTGAVIFIFVIFFSVALGGGVTLRGAMLSDYFGRSSFGKALGIIMGTSAVGGIIGPTLAGFTFDNTGSYRLIWLVYCGLTIISIAVILLLRPAATTRVEPGDDASQRR
- a CDS encoding AMP-binding protein, translating into MTTISDMLAQNARLYPYDIALIELKPSQKIRREITWKQFDERANRIANALKDKGIGKDHKVIHWMMNSIKWLETYFGIIRTGAWAIPLNFRFTSRDLKYCADIAEAKAMILGEEFIDRVEAVRLQLPTIQHYIIAGHNPSENMDSLEDLIRSSSPKPTGIELVDDDECGLYFTSGTTGDPKPILLTHKNMVCAAIVEEVHHYQTRKDNFVLLPPLYHTGAKMHWFGSLLVGGKATILTEINPRNIFEAVERERGTIVWLLVPWVHDILVAMDKGELRKEDYDLSCCRLMHIGAQPVPPSLVQRWKKYFPSMQYDTNYGLGEASGPGCIHLGIENERKVGAIGKAGFNWEVRIVNDSGEDVARGEVGELIVKGCGVMKEYYKNPEKTAETIRNGWLYTGDMARMDNEGFTYLVDRKKDTIITGGENIYPAEVEEILHRHPQIYDVAVIGIPDERLGEIALAIIAPKPGETLTEAEVIVFCEQNLAKYNRPRRIIFDKVPRNPTGKIEKPKLRQKFGSQ
- a CDS encoding TRAP transporter large permease, with product MSPATIGIIGIILLIIFFVLRMPVGFAMALIGVVGFSYLVSPGAGFDIFARDIFYTFSSYSLTVIPMFVFMGCIASGAGMSKRLYDAGYLILGRLRGGLAMATIAGCAGFAAICGSTNACAAAMGKVSLPEMKRYHYDDSLATGTVSAAGSLGILIPPSTIFIVYGIMTEQSIGKLFIAGVFPGLILAGLFMTTVYLICWLNPSLAPAGTTTSWREKLDGVTGIGEMLVLFLLVISGLFLGWFSPTQAGGAGAAGALLISLIRRQLTWENFLGAVKDTLRITCMIMVIVAGATVFGHFMAVSKIPLFLADWVSALPWPPAAVLAVIVLIYLLGGCFMDSLAMIMLTVPIFYPAVIALGFDPIWFGVIIVLVVEMGVITPPVGINVYVVKGIAKGVPLETIFKGVWPFLLAELVMVGILMLFPQIATFLPSLTTY